One region of Termitidicoccus mucosus genomic DNA includes:
- a CDS encoding sulfatase family protein has product MKTAKTLAYSLVAFGAAATAHHAGAAAAPKPASQNSPKPNIIYVLADDMGCGDVSAYNPNSAWKTPNIDRLAREGIRFTDAHSSSAVCTPSRYTLLTGRYSWRSERKSGVCGGLSPSTMLEPGRMTVASFLKQQGYATAMIGKWHLGLNWTRAGAKGPVKGADDEFDGEKPYRPKAKDGPADFSKKFGGGPVSYGFDYFLGISASLDMPPYVWLINDRADPSKLPARPIQGNDSQKQLWRSGLAGKGFHHADVLPHMSNEAIRYIAAQNTQTPFFLYLALTAPHTPILPGPGFEGSTGTTDYGDFCAQVDAVIGNILTVLAAKGLDENTIVIFATDNGASPAANFKELAALKHDPTLGRRGYKADIYEGGHRVPFIARWPARIPANRTSGQLIHLGDLLATCADITGAKLPANAGEDSASILPALTGVVGGEATVAPPHEAIVHHSNNGSFAIRQGSWKLCLCPDSGGWSHPKPGAAPRGAPSFQLFNLDDDPKEKDNLYAQHPEIVRRLGLLLKQYVLDGRSTPGAPQKNAGGNNWPELAWMKQFK; this is encoded by the coding sequence ATGAAAACCGCCAAAACACTCGCGTATTCGCTGGTCGCCTTCGGAGCCGCCGCCACCGCTCATCACGCCGGTGCTGCCGCCGCTCCGAAACCCGCGAGCCAAAATTCTCCCAAGCCCAACATTATTTATGTCCTCGCCGACGACATGGGATGCGGAGACGTTTCCGCCTACAATCCCAATTCCGCGTGGAAAACGCCCAACATCGACCGCCTCGCGCGCGAAGGCATTCGCTTCACTGATGCGCACAGCAGCTCCGCCGTCTGCACGCCCTCGCGATACACACTTCTCACCGGACGCTACAGTTGGCGCAGCGAACGCAAGTCCGGTGTTTGCGGCGGCCTCTCGCCCTCGACGATGCTCGAACCCGGGCGCATGACCGTGGCCTCGTTTCTCAAACAGCAAGGCTACGCGACCGCGATGATCGGCAAATGGCACCTCGGCCTCAACTGGACGAGGGCGGGGGCGAAAGGCCCCGTGAAGGGAGCCGACGACGAGTTCGACGGCGAGAAACCTTACCGCCCGAAAGCGAAGGACGGCCCGGCGGATTTTTCCAAAAAATTCGGAGGCGGCCCTGTCTCGTATGGCTTCGATTATTTCCTCGGTATCAGCGCCTCGCTCGACATGCCGCCTTACGTGTGGCTCATCAACGACCGCGCCGATCCGTCGAAACTGCCCGCGCGTCCCATCCAGGGCAACGATTCGCAAAAACAACTCTGGCGTTCCGGCCTCGCCGGAAAAGGCTTTCATCACGCCGATGTGCTCCCGCACATGTCCAATGAAGCCATCCGCTACATCGCCGCGCAAAACACGCAAACCCCCTTCTTCCTCTATCTCGCGCTCACCGCGCCGCACACGCCGATCCTGCCCGGTCCCGGCTTCGAAGGCAGCACCGGCACGACCGACTACGGTGACTTCTGCGCGCAGGTCGATGCCGTCATCGGCAACATTCTCACCGTGCTCGCCGCCAAGGGACTCGACGAGAACACCATCGTCATTTTCGCGACCGACAACGGCGCGAGTCCCGCCGCCAATTTCAAGGAACTCGCCGCGCTCAAACACGACCCGACCCTCGGACGCCGCGGCTACAAGGCCGACATCTACGAAGGCGGCCACCGCGTGCCCTTCATCGCCCGCTGGCCAGCGCGCATCCCCGCCAACCGCACCAGCGGCCAGCTCATTCACCTCGGCGACCTGCTCGCCACCTGCGCCGACATCACCGGCGCGAAACTCCCAGCCAACGCCGGCGAGGACAGTGCCAGCATCCTCCCCGCGCTCACGGGCGTTGTCGGCGGTGAGGCAACCGTCGCGCCGCCTCACGAAGCGATCGTGCATCATTCCAACAACGGCTCCTTCGCCATCCGCCAGGGCTCGTGGAAACTCTGCCTCTGTCCCGACTCCGGCGGCTGGAGCCACCCGAAACCCGGCGCGGCCCCGCGCGGCGCACCGTCCTTCCAGCTCTTCAATCTCGATGACGACCCGAAGGAAAAAGACAATCTCTACGCGCAACATCCCGAAATCGTCCGGCGTCTTGGCCTGCTCCTGAAACAATACGTGCTCGACGGACGCAGCACTCCCGGAGCGCCGCAAAAAAACGCCGGTGGCAACAACTGGCCCGAACTCGCCTGGATGAAACAATTCAAGTAA
- a CDS encoding glycoside hydrolase family 125 protein — protein MNRRDFIRASTVAASAFALSKNLIGSAASPSAGGALAALSSFPVVRTPLAQRRFTSVAVERAIERVQSSIGNRELAWLFGNCFPNTLDTTVDFEMVNGRPDTYIITGDIDAMWLRDSSAQVYPYLQLMKGDEQLRLLIAGVINRHTRYILIDPYANGFYKDETKRGEWKDDLTDMKPGVHERKWEIDSLCYPIRLAHEYWKRSGDKSPFDSIWHEAIRITLRTFREQQRKDGNGPYKFMRVTQWATDTVPGRGYGNPAKPVGLIYSIFRPSDDATVFPFLVPANFFAVVSLRQAAEMVEKIRDDHDLAKQCRALAAEVEVALKEHAIVNHPKAGRVYAFEVDAYGNYYCTDDGNIPNLLSLPYLGAVPVSDEIYQNTRRMLMSGQNPYWCIGKAATGLGGPHVGVDMIWPLGVVTAGLTATKDAEIAYCLETLQTTHAGTGFMHEAFHKDDPKNFTRSWFAWANTIFGELVWKTFNERPHLLS, from the coding sequence ATGAACCGCAGAGACTTCATCCGCGCCTCCACCGTCGCCGCTTCGGCGTTCGCATTGTCCAAAAACCTCATCGGCTCCGCCGCGAGCCCGTCGGCTGGCGGCGCGCTCGCGGCGCTTTCGTCGTTCCCCGTCGTGCGCACGCCGCTTGCCCAACGCCGCTTCACCAGCGTCGCCGTCGAGCGCGCCATCGAGCGCGTCCAATCGTCGATTGGAAACAGGGAACTCGCGTGGCTTTTCGGCAATTGCTTCCCGAACACGCTCGATACCACCGTCGATTTCGAAATGGTGAACGGCCGCCCCGACACCTATATCATCACGGGCGACATTGACGCCATGTGGCTGCGCGACAGCTCCGCGCAGGTTTACCCGTATCTGCAACTGATGAAGGGCGACGAGCAGTTGCGGCTCTTGATAGCCGGCGTCATAAACCGCCACACGCGCTACATCCTGATCGATCCGTATGCGAACGGGTTTTACAAGGACGAAACCAAACGCGGCGAATGGAAGGACGACCTCACCGACATGAAGCCCGGCGTGCATGAGCGCAAGTGGGAGATCGACTCGCTCTGCTACCCGATCCGCCTCGCGCACGAGTATTGGAAGCGCTCCGGCGACAAGTCGCCCTTTGACTCCATCTGGCACGAGGCGATCCGCATCACGCTGCGCACCTTCCGTGAGCAGCAGCGCAAGGACGGCAACGGCCCCTACAAATTCATGCGCGTCACGCAATGGGCGACCGACACCGTGCCCGGACGCGGCTACGGCAACCCCGCGAAACCCGTCGGGCTGATCTATTCCATTTTCCGTCCGAGCGACGACGCGACTGTTTTTCCGTTTCTCGTGCCTGCGAACTTTTTCGCTGTCGTGAGCCTGCGTCAGGCCGCCGAGATGGTTGAAAAAATCCGCGACGATCACGATCTCGCAAAGCAGTGCCGTGCGCTTGCCGCCGAGGTGGAGGTCGCGCTCAAGGAGCACGCCATCGTGAATCATCCGAAAGCTGGACGCGTTTACGCGTTCGAAGTCGATGCCTACGGCAATTACTACTGCACGGATGACGGCAACATCCCGAATCTCCTCTCGCTGCCGTATCTCGGTGCGGTTCCCGTGAGCGACGAGATCTATCAAAACACGCGCCGGATGCTCATGTCCGGGCAGAATCCGTATTGGTGCATCGGCAAGGCGGCGACGGGACTTGGCGGGCCGCACGTCGGCGTGGACATGATCTGGCCGCTCGGCGTCGTCACCGCAGGCCTCACCGCGACGAAGGACGCCGAAATTGCGTACTGCCTGGAAACGCTGCAAACGACGCACGCCGGCACGGGCTTCATGCACGAGGCGTTTCACAAGGACGACCCGAAAAATTTCACGCGCTCCTGGTTCGCGTGGGCCAACACGATCTTCGGTGAACTCGTCTGGAAAACCTTCAACGAGCGCCCGCACCTGCTGTCGTGA
- a CDS encoding sensor histidine kinase — protein MPRLVFIPRLTSPALALTLALHATTPPGAPASSRDYLVHSWQTDNGLPQNWVSSIAQTPDGYLWIGTRHGGLARFDGVRFVHFNPQNTPEFLDMQVERLAVDAQGTMWIATTDQSITAMHGDRFELFRRPRTEPELRIATVLHAGGGTVVFNTENGEIARLDHAKGREGWSISKPASAARAFSYNIYPSETFCRDRGGAYWYIDQNRLLACMSENGEAQALPDPLLAALVKHPRTNVNAIEIDANGSLWIVTDRQILSWNGCAAEDHTPPGTGPLADVRQVALSGDDGLWIVEKQRLRKLARKTWVAEADPRLLGGIMSSRHYQLYGDSRGGAWIVSYGQGLLHARADGRTQLLTEKDGLPSRLLTCWFEDNEGNVWIGTTGDGLVRIRDLAFRVVGEAEGMPEKIVCSVGVDAAGDIWAGTISGQLTHWRDGAGRVVTLPPVETTPIGGIAIWPSRDGTVWIGSLYHGLKPFRNGRLEQPVPMRDATFIRAFLEDKRGDLWIGQFGALCRYTPATGKIKYFGSDQGFQANTGVGAFAEDANGALWIGVESGDLWRYGNGRFTRHQRPAEWPRSRCVSLLADADGTVWMGTLGNGLVRFRDGRFTRFGTRNGLPDDNVSQLLDDGAGNLWCGTYAGIMRIKKTEIAACADGKTAALMCTVFVREDGLPALECTAGFSPACWRADDGRLLFATVNGLVVVNPADVKPNRWPPGVVIEELHIDGKLRALTAGRSRALGALEIEPGKHFLQFRYTGLSYSAPEKVRFRWKIDGINRDWQDGGTQRIIGIGPLEPGHYRLRVLASNSDGVWNEKGDTLDFKVLPYFWETAWFKAALAFLVLALIAGIGAMTQRARYRRRLREAERQRELERERTRIARDLHDDLGTSLTQISLLSALANRPKTPPDEKETIIHQVDNRAREMVTALDEIVWAVNPKNDTWYELANYLGFFAEEFFRSTDIRCRMDIPAQMPVNPLSSETRHHLFLAFKEATNNVAKHSGAGQVWVRINASEAEVIVSVEDDGRGFAPEDAEGASAGTRPAGGNGLVNMRRRMEQIGGRVEIHPGRESRGTVVVFYVPVKKDRQPE, from the coding sequence ATGCCGCGACTCGTTTTTATCCCACGCCTGACATCGCCCGCCCTCGCTCTCACGCTCGCGCTCCACGCCACAACGCCACCGGGCGCGCCTGCGTCGTCGCGCGATTATCTCGTGCACTCGTGGCAGACGGACAACGGCCTGCCGCAAAACTGGGTTTCAAGCATCGCGCAAACTCCCGACGGTTATCTGTGGATCGGCACGCGCCACGGCGGGCTGGCGCGTTTCGACGGCGTGCGTTTCGTGCATTTTAATCCGCAAAACACGCCCGAGTTTCTCGACATGCAGGTGGAGCGCCTCGCCGTCGATGCGCAAGGCACGATGTGGATTGCGACGACCGACCAATCCATCACGGCGATGCACGGCGACCGTTTCGAACTGTTCCGCCGTCCGCGCACCGAACCGGAATTGCGCATCGCGACCGTGCTGCACGCCGGCGGCGGCACCGTGGTTTTCAACACCGAAAACGGCGAAATCGCGCGCCTCGACCACGCGAAAGGCCGCGAAGGCTGGAGTATTTCCAAACCAGCGTCGGCCGCGCGCGCCTTTTCCTACAACATCTATCCGTCGGAAACCTTCTGCCGCGACCGCGGCGGCGCCTATTGGTATATCGACCAAAACCGCCTGCTCGCGTGTATGAGCGAAAACGGCGAGGCACAGGCGCTGCCCGACCCGCTCCTAGCCGCCCTCGTGAAACATCCGCGGACAAACGTAAATGCGATCGAAATCGACGCGAACGGCTCGCTCTGGATCGTCACCGATCGCCAAATCCTCTCGTGGAACGGATGTGCCGCGGAAGACCACACGCCGCCCGGCACGGGGCCGCTCGCCGACGTGCGGCAAGTCGCGCTCAGCGGCGACGACGGACTCTGGATTGTCGAAAAACAACGCCTGCGGAAACTCGCGCGCAAAACCTGGGTCGCCGAGGCCGACCCGCGACTGCTCGGCGGCATCATGTCCAGCCGCCATTATCAACTCTACGGCGACTCGCGCGGCGGCGCGTGGATCGTGAGCTACGGACAAGGCCTGCTGCACGCGCGCGCCGACGGACGTACGCAATTGCTCACCGAAAAAGACGGACTGCCGAGCCGCCTGCTCACATGCTGGTTCGAGGACAACGAAGGAAACGTATGGATCGGCACCACGGGCGACGGGCTCGTGCGCATCCGCGACCTTGCGTTCCGTGTTGTCGGCGAGGCCGAGGGCATGCCGGAGAAAATCGTGTGCTCCGTCGGCGTCGATGCCGCCGGCGACATCTGGGCCGGCACGATCTCCGGACAACTCACTCACTGGCGTGACGGCGCGGGCCGCGTCGTCACGCTCCCACCCGTCGAAACCACGCCCATCGGCGGCATCGCCATCTGGCCCAGCCGCGACGGCACCGTGTGGATCGGCAGTCTTTACCACGGACTGAAACCCTTCCGCAACGGGCGCCTCGAACAACCCGTGCCCATGCGCGACGCGACCTTCATCCGCGCCTTTCTCGAAGACAAACGCGGCGACCTGTGGATCGGCCAATTCGGCGCTCTCTGCCGCTACACGCCGGCAACGGGCAAAATCAAGTACTTCGGCTCCGACCAAGGCTTTCAGGCAAACACCGGCGTCGGCGCGTTCGCCGAGGACGCAAACGGCGCGCTCTGGATCGGCGTCGAGTCGGGCGACCTCTGGCGTTACGGAAACGGCAGGTTCACGCGCCATCAGCGCCCGGCCGAATGGCCGCGCTCCCGCTGCGTCTCGCTGCTCGCCGACGCCGACGGCACCGTGTGGATGGGCACGCTCGGCAACGGACTCGTGCGTTTCCGCGACGGACGCTTCACGCGCTTCGGCACCCGCAACGGCCTGCCCGACGACAACGTCTCGCAACTGCTCGACGACGGCGCGGGCAACCTCTGGTGCGGCACCTACGCGGGCATCATGCGCATCAAAAAAACCGAGATCGCCGCTTGCGCCGATGGCAAAACCGCCGCGCTCATGTGCACCGTGTTCGTGCGCGAAGACGGCCTGCCCGCGCTCGAATGCACCGCCGGCTTCAGCCCCGCGTGCTGGCGCGCCGACGACGGACGCCTGCTGTTCGCCACCGTCAACGGCCTCGTCGTCGTCAACCCCGCCGACGTGAAGCCGAACCGCTGGCCGCCAGGCGTCGTCATCGAGGAACTGCACATCGATGGGAAACTGCGCGCGCTGACCGCCGGGCGTTCCCGCGCACTCGGCGCGCTCGAGATCGAGCCTGGAAAACATTTCTTGCAATTCCGCTACACGGGCCTGAGCTACAGCGCGCCGGAGAAAGTGCGTTTCCGCTGGAAAATCGACGGCATCAACCGCGACTGGCAGGACGGCGGCACGCAACGCATCATCGGCATCGGCCCGCTCGAGCCCGGCCACTACCGCCTGCGCGTTCTCGCGAGCAACAGTGACGGCGTGTGGAACGAAAAAGGCGACACGCTCGACTTCAAGGTGCTGCCGTATTTCTGGGAGACTGCGTGGTTCAAGGCCGCGCTCGCGTTCCTCGTGCTCGCGCTCATCGCGGGCATTGGCGCGATGACGCAACGCGCCCGCTACCGCCGCCGCCTGCGCGAGGCCGAGCGCCAGCGCGAACTCGAACGCGAACGCACGCGCATCGCGCGCGACCTGCACGACGACCTCGGCACGAGCCTCACGCAAATCAGCCTGCTCAGCGCGCTCGCCAACCGCCCCAAGACACCGCCCGACGAAAAGGAAACCATCATTCATCAAGTGGACAACCGCGCCCGCGAAATGGTGACCGCGCTCGATGAAATCGTATGGGCCGTGAATCCGAAAAACGACACCTGGTATGAGCTCGCGAATTATCTGGGATTTTTCGCCGAGGAATTTTTCCGTTCCACGGACATTCGCTGCCGCATGGACATCCCCGCTCAAATGCCCGTGAATCCGCTCTCATCGGAAACGCGCCATCACCTGTTCCTCGCGTTCAAGGAGGCGACAAACAACGTCGCCAAGCATTCGGGCGCGGGGCAGGTGTGGGTACGTATCAATGCGAGCGAAGCGGAAGTCATCGTGAGCGTGGAGGACGACGGCCGCGGCTTCGCTCCGGAAGATGCAGAGGGCGCGTCCGCCGGCACGCGCCCCGCCGGCGGCAACGGTCTTGTGAACATGCGCCGCCGCATGGAGCAAATCGGAGGGCGCGTTGAGATCCACCCCGGCCGCGAAAGCCGCGGCACCGTGGTGGTGTTTTACGTGCCAGTTAAAAAAGACCGCCAACCGGAGTAA
- a CDS encoding sulfatase-like hydrolase/transferase, giving the protein MASLKLALTTSAAAFTALGVQAAATPAAASRPPNIIVFLADDMGYGDSSVYGGWIKTPAMEKLAAEGVRFTDFHASAAVCSPTRAGLLTGRYQQRAGIPNVILAAERFPSHFAGLQPGVEITLPQMLRQAGYDTAIFGKWHLGYYPKYNPMHHGFDTFCGYISGNVDYHSHLDNQGNEDWWDGLKLKPDKGYTTTLITKYTVDFIKKNRDSPFFIYVANEAVHDPYQGPKDPPIRVPGLKQGKSGNRPVKEAYREMMIEMDKGLARICETLRETGLAENTMVFFFSDNGATKEGSNSPFRGHKGDLYEGGHREPAIAWWPGRIKPGVSHDLAISLDLMPTFLDLAGIAPSKERPLDGVSLKTLLLENRPLGTRKLYWNGQAMREGPWKLIIADGHPQLYNLDDDPAEANDISEEHGARVRSMLVDLNAWKKDVATGATPQPRNAASLKN; this is encoded by the coding sequence ATGGCCTCCCTAAAACTCGCGCTCACGACAAGCGCCGCGGCCTTCACGGCCCTCGGTGTGCAAGCCGCCGCCACCCCCGCCGCGGCATCACGTCCGCCCAACATCATCGTCTTTCTCGCCGACGACATGGGCTACGGAGATTCCAGCGTCTATGGCGGCTGGATAAAAACGCCCGCGATGGAAAAGCTCGCCGCCGAGGGCGTGCGCTTCACCGATTTTCACGCCTCCGCCGCCGTGTGCAGTCCCACACGCGCCGGACTGCTCACCGGACGCTATCAACAACGCGCTGGCATCCCCAACGTCATCCTCGCCGCGGAGCGTTTTCCCTCGCACTTCGCCGGCCTGCAACCCGGCGTCGAAATCACGCTCCCGCAAATGCTCAGGCAAGCCGGCTACGACACCGCGATTTTCGGCAAATGGCACCTCGGCTATTATCCGAAATACAATCCCATGCACCACGGCTTCGACACGTTTTGCGGCTACATCAGCGGCAACGTCGATTACCACTCGCACCTCGACAACCAGGGCAACGAAGACTGGTGGGACGGCCTCAAACTCAAGCCCGACAAAGGCTACACCACCACGCTCATCACCAAATACACCGTCGATTTTATAAAGAAGAATCGCGACAGCCCCTTCTTCATTTACGTCGCGAACGAGGCCGTTCATGACCCTTACCAAGGTCCAAAAGACCCGCCGATCCGCGTCCCGGGTCTCAAGCAAGGCAAATCCGGAAACCGTCCTGTCAAGGAGGCCTACCGCGAGATGATGATCGAGATGGACAAAGGCCTCGCCCGCATTTGCGAAACACTCCGCGAAACCGGCCTTGCCGAAAACACCATGGTCTTTTTCTTCTCCGACAACGGCGCGACAAAGGAGGGCTCCAACAGCCCGTTCCGCGGCCACAAGGGCGACCTCTACGAAGGCGGACACCGCGAACCCGCCATCGCGTGGTGGCCCGGTCGCATCAAACCCGGCGTCAGCCACGACCTCGCGATCAGTCTCGACCTCATGCCCACCTTTCTCGATCTCGCCGGGATCGCCCCATCGAAAGAGCGTCCGCTTGACGGCGTGAGCCTGAAAACCCTGCTCCTCGAAAACAGACCGCTCGGCACGCGCAAACTCTATTGGAACGGACAGGCCATGCGTGAAGGCCCCTGGAAACTTATCATCGCCGACGGTCACCCGCAGCTCTACAATCTCGACGACGACCCCGCCGAGGCAAACGACATCTCCGAGGAACACGGTGCACGTGTGCGCTCCATGCTTGTCGATTTGAACGCGTGGAAAAAAGACGTCGCCACCGGAGCCACGCCGCAACCGCGCAACGCCGCCAGCTTGAAGAACTGA
- a CDS encoding TonB-dependent receptor: protein MNNLLRRLSIFVMSGILLLSAQTISAQTSASPQTGVVTGRVFNVATGQYVNNARVAVRGTNIEALTDDTGTYVLSRVPLGDATLEVSFTGMQTKSVPLTLTDALTMAQDVEFAATDRLATTGESDSEIVNLERYTVTSRTMDGAAIAINEQRVAANIVSVVSVDEYGMVPEGNVGEFLKMLPGVTMNYRQGDPREITLNGASSDYVPVTIGGFGLASSEMSGTGRNVELNAVSVNTLSRVEVVFSPTPETPGSALAGSVNLVPRTAFERRRAEFKYTAYMAWHENTSHFKKTSGPRREDTFKARPGFEFSWVVPVNKKFGFTVSAGATWRYKESPFATTSWRGASDATNPSGNFPDTTPDNPYLTNYTIRATMAENVRSSVGLSADWRIARGSVLSFNFTFGTFNSDNTQRSMNFVVANANGGSFDSTHTHGTGRVDVVTDTNHRYTQTYMPTLRYRYKGSVWSIDSGVGYSSAQQLYRSYNKGMMQTATARRGQLNVKFDDIGYLRPGSITLTDTTTGEVVDPFNINNYVLLSTAANQPTINDGILTAFANAERALNWRWPISMKAGVDYRSQKKDRRTENRSWNYVGADGSGSTKPTLTGDDSAVPFNDPNYTQRVDMFGFPTVLSIDTVTVYDHYQDSPDYFTKNEDDNYRTMTSGSKLSKERVGSAYLRLDGQFLDRRLKMTGGVRVEHTDVGGWGPLSDPAGNYRRDEDGNIIYDNNGVPVPIYTSTADILRATYIARGAHAKAKYTTWFPSLNASYTVFQNLIARAAYYQTVGRPNFDQYSGGITLPDADSGSGETKYIILNNAEINPWHADSYKIALEYYFKKVGLVSISAFKRDYTDFFGTTEFQVTPEILSTYGLDPTLYGDCMVRTQENLNDPVKTYGLELSYKQELAFLPYWARGVQVFANWSWLRISGAQANANFGSFIPRSGNLGVSLTRPKYNVRLNCNYTGRAKQALVTGNGIADGTYRYRCERVYLSVQGEYTLSKWLAVYCNVSNINNEVEDVEIVGPGTPAHARFQQRTAFRALWTVGFKGRF, encoded by the coding sequence ATGAATAACCTGCTCCGTCGTTTGTCCATTTTTGTCATGTCGGGCATCCTGTTGTTGTCCGCGCAAACGATCTCTGCCCAAACATCCGCCTCACCGCAAACCGGCGTCGTCACCGGCCGCGTCTTCAACGTGGCGACCGGCCAGTATGTGAACAACGCCCGCGTCGCCGTGCGCGGCACCAACATCGAGGCGCTCACCGACGACACCGGCACCTACGTCCTCTCCCGCGTGCCGCTCGGCGACGCCACGCTCGAAGTCTCCTTCACCGGCATGCAAACCAAGAGCGTGCCGCTCACGCTCACCGACGCGCTCACGATGGCGCAGGACGTCGAGTTTGCCGCCACCGACCGACTCGCGACCACGGGCGAATCCGATTCGGAAATCGTCAACTTGGAGCGCTACACCGTCACCTCGCGCACGATGGACGGCGCGGCGATCGCCATCAACGAGCAACGCGTCGCCGCAAACATCGTCTCCGTGGTCTCGGTCGATGAATACGGCATGGTGCCGGAGGGCAACGTCGGCGAATTTCTCAAAATGCTCCCGGGCGTGACGATGAATTACCGCCAGGGCGACCCGCGCGAAATCACGCTCAACGGCGCGTCCTCGGATTACGTGCCCGTCACCATCGGCGGCTTCGGCCTCGCCTCCTCGGAAATGTCGGGCACGGGGCGCAACGTCGAATTGAACGCCGTTTCGGTGAACACGCTCTCGCGCGTCGAAGTGGTTTTCTCGCCCACGCCCGAGACCCCCGGCTCGGCCCTCGCCGGATCGGTCAACCTCGTGCCGCGAACCGCGTTCGAGCGCAGGCGCGCCGAGTTCAAATACACCGCCTACATGGCGTGGCATGAAAACACCTCACACTTCAAAAAGACCTCCGGACCGCGCCGCGAAGACACCTTCAAGGCGCGCCCCGGCTTCGAGTTTTCGTGGGTCGTGCCGGTGAACAAAAAATTCGGCTTCACCGTTTCTGCCGGCGCGACTTGGCGCTATAAGGAATCCCCATTCGCGACGACTTCGTGGCGCGGCGCCAGTGATGCGACCAACCCCTCCGGCAATTTCCCCGACACCACGCCCGACAATCCCTATCTCACCAACTACACGATCCGCGCCACCATGGCGGAAAACGTCCGCAGTTCGGTCGGTCTGTCGGCAGACTGGCGCATCGCGCGCGGCAGCGTCCTCTCGTTCAATTTCACCTTCGGCACATTCAACTCGGACAACACGCAGCGCAGCATGAACTTTGTCGTGGCAAACGCGAACGGCGGCAGCTTCGACTCCACCCACACCCACGGCACGGGCCGCGTGGACGTCGTCACCGATACCAATCACCGCTACACACAGACCTACATGCCGACCTTGCGCTATCGCTACAAGGGTTCCGTCTGGTCGATCGACTCGGGTGTCGGCTACTCAAGCGCGCAGCAGCTTTACCGCAGCTACAACAAGGGCATGATGCAGACCGCGACCGCGCGCCGCGGACAACTCAACGTGAAGTTTGACGACATCGGTTACCTCCGCCCCGGTTCGATCACGCTCACCGACACGACCACGGGCGAAGTCGTCGATCCTTTTAACATCAACAACTACGTGCTCCTCAGCACCGCCGCCAACCAGCCGACCATCAATGACGGCATCCTTACTGCTTTCGCCAACGCCGAACGCGCGCTGAACTGGCGCTGGCCGATCTCGATGAAAGCCGGTGTCGATTACCGCTCGCAGAAAAAGGACAGGCGCACGGAGAATCGCTCATGGAACTACGTCGGAGCCGATGGCAGCGGCAGCACGAAACCGACTCTGACCGGTGATGACAGCGCCGTTCCATTCAACGATCCCAATTACACGCAACGCGTCGATATGTTCGGCTTTCCGACGGTGCTGTCGATCGACACCGTAACCGTTTACGACCACTATCAGGACTCGCCCGATTATTTCACGAAAAACGAGGACGACAATTACCGCACCATGACCAGCGGCTCGAAACTCTCCAAGGAGCGCGTCGGCTCCGCGTATCTGCGCCTCGACGGCCAATTCCTCGACCGCCGCCTCAAGATGACCGGCGGCGTGCGCGTCGAACACACTGACGTCGGAGGGTGGGGGCCGCTCTCCGATCCGGCGGGCAACTACAGACGCGACGAGGATGGCAATATTATCTACGACAACAACGGCGTGCCCGTGCCGATCTACACCAGCACCGCGGACATACTCCGCGCCACCTACATCGCGCGCGGCGCGCACGCCAAAGCGAAATACACGACATGGTTCCCCAGCCTCAACGCCAGCTACACGGTCTTCCAGAACCTCATCGCGCGCGCCGCGTATTATCAAACCGTCGGGCGACCCAACTTCGACCAGTATTCCGGCGGCATCACGCTGCCCGACGCCGACTCGGGATCGGGTGAGACGAAATACATCATTCTCAACAACGCCGAAATCAACCCTTGGCACGCGGACAGTTACAAAATCGCGCTCGAGTATTATTTCAAAAAAGTCGGCCTCGTTTCCATCAGCGCCTTCAAGCGCGACTACACGGACTTTTTCGGCACGACGGAGTTTCAAGTGACGCCCGAAATCCTGAGCACCTACGGCCTCGACCCGACGCTTTACGGCGACTGCATGGTGCGCACTCAGGAAAACCTCAACGATCCGGTGAAAACCTACGGACTTGAGTTGAGTTACAAGCAGGAGCTGGCGTTCCTGCCCTATTGGGCGCGCGGCGTGCAAGTGTTCGCGAACTGGAGCTGGCTGCGCATATCGGGCGCGCAGGCCAATGCCAATTTCGGCTCGTTCATCCCGCGTTCGGGCAACCTCGGCGTCAGTCTGACACGTCCGAAATACAACGTGCGTTTGAACTGCAACTACACGGGCCGCGCGAAGCAGGCGCTCGTGACTGGCAACGGAATCGCCGACGGCACCTACCGTTATCGTTGCGAGCGAGTTTATCTTTCGGTGCAAGGCGAATACACGCTCTCGAAGTGGCTGGCGGTGTATTGCAACGTGAGCAACATCAACAATGAAGTTGAAGACGTGGAGATCGTGGGCCCCGGCACGCCGGCGCACGCGCGTTTCCAGCAACGCACGGCATTCCGCGCGCTCTGGACAGTCGGCTTCAAGGGCAGGTTCTAA